A stretch of the Gossypium hirsutum isolate 1008001.06 chromosome D07, Gossypium_hirsutum_v2.1, whole genome shotgun sequence genome encodes the following:
- the LOC107954987 gene encoding transmembrane emp24 domain-containing protein p24beta2 — protein MPGRKWKRSEMAWAAVGLFLWSLKLAEGVRFVIDKEECLSHDVKYEGDTVYGSFVVIKAEAPWHFSDEGVDLVVKGPEGDQIHDFRNKISEKFDFVVHKKGVYRFCFVNKSPYHETVDFDLQVGHFTYRHQHAKEEHFAPLMEQITKLEEALYNIQFEQHWIEAQTDRQAIVNDSLGRRALHKAMFESAALIAASILQVFLLKRMFERKLGTSRV, from the exons ATGCCGGGAAGAAAATGGAAGAGAAGCGAAATGGCATGGGCAGCAGTGGGTTTGTTTCTATGGAGCTTAAAACTAGCGGAAGGGGTTAGATTCGTGATAGACAAAGAAGAATGTTTATCCCATGATGTCAAGTACGAAGGAGACACTGTTTATGGCTCTTTCGTTGTAATTAAGGCCGAGGCACCTTGGCATTTTAGCGACGAAGGCGTCGATCTTGTG GTAAAGGGACCAGAAGGGGACCAGATTCATGATTTTCGTAACAAAATAAGTGAAAAATTCGATTTTGTTGTCCACAAGAAAGGGGTATACCGCTTCTGCTTTGTTAACAAATCTCCATATCATGAAACCGTTGATTTTGATTTACAAGTTGGGCATTTTACGTACAGACATCAGCATGCAAAAGAAG AGCATTTTGCTCCTTTGATGGAGCAGATAACAAAGTTGGAGGAAGCTCTTTACAACATCCAATTCGAACAGCATTGGATTGAGGCTCAGACTGATCGACAGGCAATAG TGAATGATAGCTTGGGGCGACGAGCACTTCACAAGGCAATGTTCGAATCAGCTGCACTTATAGCGGCAAGCATCCTTCAAGTTTTCCTTCTGAAACGCATGTTTGAACGAAAACTTGGAACATCCAGAGTCTAA